One genomic segment of Rhinolophus sinicus isolate RSC01 linkage group LG11, ASM3656204v1, whole genome shotgun sequence includes these proteins:
- the ABCB8 gene encoding mitochondrial potassium channel ATP-binding subunit — protein sequence MLLHLFRVGIRSGPVAGRPLLLLRFQTFSAVRHSDGQHSSYLLRAVAQLRCQLRACLPRAPPAPGRSPSAWRWVGGALLGPVVLSKCPHLRLVALCEAEEAPPARSKPCVVESRFNWKLFWQFLRPHLLVLGAAVVLALGAALVNVQIPLLLGQLVEIVAKYTREHVGSFVNESRSLGTKLLLLYGLQGLLTFGYLVLLSRVGERMALDIRRALFSNLLRQDIAFFDAKKTGQLVNRLTTDVQEFKSSFKLVISQGLRSGTQVAGCLVSLSMLSPRLTLLLTVATPALMAVGTLMGSALRKLSRQCQEQVARATGVADEALGNVRTVRAFAMEQREEERYGAELEGSRCKAEELGRGIALFQGLSNIAFNCMVLGTLFIGGSLVAGQQLTGGDLMSFLVASQTVQRSMANLSVLFGQVVRGLSAGARVFEYMTLSPCIPLSGGSCIPREDLRGSITFHNVSFSYPCRPGFQVLRDFTLTLPPGKIVALVGQSGGGKTTVASLLERFYDPTAGVVTLDGWDLRTLDPSWLRGQVIGFISQEPVLFGTTIMENIRFGKLGASDEEVYAAAREANAHEFITSFPEGYNTIVGERGATLSGGQKQRLAIARALIKQPTVLILDEATSALDSESERVVQEALDRASTGRTVLVIAHRLSTVRGAHHIVVMAQGRVCEAGTHEELLRKGGLYAELIRRQAVDGPPPGAPGRPRNHPPNS from the exons ATGTTGTTGCATTTATTTCGGGTCGGGATTAGGAGCGGACCTGTCGCAGGCAGGCCGCTCCTCCTCCTCCGCTTCCAGACATTCTCGGCCGTCAG GCACTCTGATGGCCAGCACAGCTCCTACCTCCTCAGGGCCGTGGCCCAGCTGCGGTGCCAGCTCCGGGCCTGCCTCCCTCGAGCGCCCCCAGCTCCTGGCCGAAGCCCCTCTGCCTGGCGCTGGGTGGGGGGAGCCCTCCTGGGCCCCGTGGTGTTGAGCAAATGCCCCCACCTCCGCCTTGTGGCACTGTGTGAGGCAGAAGAGGCCCCTCCTGCCCGCTCCAAACCCTGTGTCGTGGAGTCCCGCTTCAACTGGAAGCTCTTCTGGCAGTTTCTGCGTCCTCACCTGCTGGTCCTGGGGGCCGCTGTCGTG CTGGCACTGGGTGCGGCACTGGTGAATGTGCAGATTCCCCTGCTGCTGGGCCAGTTGGTGGAGATTGTGGCCAAGTACACACGGGAGCACGTGGGCAGCTTCGTGAACGAGTCCCGGAGTCTCGGCACCAAGCTGCTCCTCCTCTACGGCCTGCAG GGACTGCTGACCTTCGGGTACCTGGTACTGCTGTCCCGCGTCGGGGAGCGCATGGCCCTGGACATACGCAGGGCCCTCTTCAGCAACCTGCTCCG ACAAGACATTGCTTTCTTTGATGCTAAAAAGACTGGGCAGCTGGTGAACCGATTGACAACTGACGTGCAGGAGTTTAAATCATCCTTCAAACTTGTCATCTCTCAG GGGCTGCGAAGCGGCACCCAGGTGGCTGGTTGCCTGGTGTCCCTGTCCATGCTGTCCCCACGCCTCACCCTGCTGCTGACAGTGGCCACGCCCGCCCTGATGGCAGTGGGCACCCTGATGGGCTCGGCGCTGCGAAAATTGTCTCGCCAGTGTCAGGAGCAG GTTGCCAGGGCGACAGGGGTAGCGGATGAGGCGCTGGGCAACGTTCGGACCGTGCGAGCCTTCGCCATGGAGCAGCGAGAAGAAGA ACGCTACGGAGCAGAGCTGGAGGGGTCTCGCTGTAAGGCAGAGGAGCTGGGCAGAGGCATCGCCTTGTTTCAGGGACTCTCCAACATTGCCTTCAACT GCATGGTTCTGGGCACCCTATTTATTGGGGGTTCCCTCGTGGCTGGACAGCAGCTGACAGGAGGGGACCTCATGTCCTTTCTGGTGGCCTCCCAGACAGTGCAGAG GTCCATGGCCAACCTCTCTGTCTTGTTTGGTCAG GTGGTGCGGGGCCTCAGCGCAGGTGCCCGGGTCTTCGAGTACATGACACTGAGCCCCTGCATCCCGCTGTCTGGGGGCAGCTGCATCCCCAGGGAGGACCTGCGTGGGTCCATCACATTTCACAATGTCAGCTTCAG TTACCCCTGCCGCCCCGGCTTCCAGGTGCTCAGAGACTTTACCCTCACGCTACCCCCTGGCAAGATCGTGGCCCTCGTGGGCCAGTCTGGCGGAG GAAAGACCACCGTGGCTTCCCTGCTCGAGCGCTTCTACGACCCCACAGCAGGCGTGGTGACGCTGGACGGGTGGGACCTGCGCACCCTCGACCCCTCCTGGCTCCGGGGCCAGGTCATCGGCTTCATCAGCCAG GAACCAGTCCTGTTTGGAACGACAATCATGGAGAACATCCGTTTCGGGAAGCTGGGTGCCTCCGATGAAGAGGTTTACGCGGCTGCGCGGGAAGCCAACGCTCATGAGTTCATCACCAGCTTCCCCGAGGGGTACAACACCATCGTCG GTGAGCGGGGCGCCACCCTGTCTGGCGGCCAGAAGCAGCGCCTGGCCATCGCCCGTGCCCTCATCAAGCAGCCGACGGTGCTGATCCTGGACGAGGCGACGAGCGCCCTGGACTCAGAGTCTGAGCGGGTGGTGCAGGAGGCCCTGGACCGCGCCAGCACCGGCCGCACTGTGCTGGTCATCGCCCACCGGCTCAGCACCGTCCGTGGGGCCCACCACATCGTCGTCATGGCCCAAGGCCGGGTCTGTGAG GCCGGGACCCATGAAGAGCTCCTGAGGAAAGGTGGGCTCTATGCCGAGCTCATCCGGAGACAAGCCGTGGATGGCCCACCTCCTGGGGCCCCCGGACGCCCCAGGAACCACCCCCCCAATTCCTGA